caaccgGTACGCAGAAAATGGTTGGCTAATAATGGGTCTAAAGTGAATAAGTAATGTTGCATGCAATATGGCGTACCCCCAGGCAGTAATAGGCATGTTGGAACGCATAACCAATGCCCTGGCTATCATTTTGAGTGTGTACGCGGGGTACATGATGCTCTACGTCAATTCCGATAGACATACAGAAATCATCAAATCATTTAGATGTAAATTCTCCAGCATTATCAagtctgatagacttgattgggTAATCGGGGTGGTGAACCCTCAAACGGATAATTTTTGCTAGGAGCTTTGCAAAGACAGCATTTCTTGTGGACAGTAATGCAACATTTGACCAACGGGTCGAAGCATCTaccagaaccataaaatacctgaatggtccgcacctggatgtataggtccacaaatatcaccttgtattctttgtaaaaatggaatGTTTTGTTTTATATCTTTAGCATAGGATGGTCTCGCTCATGTCTTTGCTAAAGAACAAGCTTTGCAAAATGAGTGGTGTGCTTTTGACAAAGTCCATTTAGTAGAATGAGAGAGAGGTTGTACATCAGTTGCTTTAGATGGAAGTGATTGACAGACGTTGTTACTTTGCATTGTAACTGTCTTTTGTCTCATTTTACTTTTCACTCGAAAGAAAGGATATCCATATGAGTTCTTTAAAACACGGATCATCATATCACGACCTGGGTGCCCCAAGCGGTCGTGTCAAAGCTTGTATAAGTCACCGTTCAACAGTTCATCGTTGGTAACAACATGTGATTCGATAATCCGAATAGTAGTAGTGTACAAACCACTAGAGTGGATCATTAATTTCTCTAAAATGCGTTTTCTTCCACGTGTATTAGAgataatatttatatattcaatttcatTTTCACAGTGAGTTTCCAAGTGATAACCATTTGCACGGATATCTTTGAAGCTCAACAAGGTACGGTTAgctcttggtgcatatagagcTTCTGTGACTTTAATTATTGTGCCATTTGGGAACAAAAATTGAGCATTACCTCGCCCAATAATCACttgtgatgatccaatcatcgtagtcacaaaggatttataaggaattaagtCAACAAATAATTTCCTATTTCTTAAAATAGTGTGTGTGGTGCCACTATCAGCTAGGCACTCAATTTCTTCTGAGGATGACATTCCTACAAGTAAATAGTACTTCAGAGAATTCGGTCACATAATTCAATCATGCAATAGATTATCACagtaaaaattaaatccaaagtatataagtacccataaaattaaaaaccactgatccatcaacaaaaaaaaaagataattttaGACTACCTAACATAGTTTAAgtcatcaaaaaaaatatttaaaccaaAGTCTGATAAACCACaaagcaagaaaataaacaagtttTTAGGATCATAAGATGACTAAAAAAACAATCAATCAAAGTCAGGTGTTTCCATAAGGGCATGGTTCTTTTTTCCCTGGAAGTCTGAAATGGTGAAGTTGACATCTAGGGCATGATCATGTTCTTCCACACAGTGAGATTCTTGATCTATAGATTCCCGGTACTTTTTGTAGCTGTCTGCTACCTTGGCACTAGCCTTGCATTGCTGGTAGGGTTTTTATGTGCGGATATTCCACACCTGTAACAAGGTGCATTGTCATTCTCGACCTTCTTAGGTGTAGGGTTTTTATGTGCTTTTTCAACAGTGTTGCCCCTACCACTAGGTACAGAAGTAACATATCTATACCAGGTATTTGAATTGCCTCCACGCCAATGGACCCTTCCACGATGACCCTTTTGTCCTCTTCCACGTGGGTTGTTATCCCCACGTGAGTATGGAGCATGAGAATATGAATCAACATTTTTAACCCTCTTTTCTTTCGGGTGTTTTCCTTTGTTATCCTTGTCATAGTTATCCTCAGGAATTTTATTCTTCCCAGGGGCTCTAgcattgttgtttgctagaactaCATTGTGCCTTTCGGCCACCCGCAATAAGTTGATCAACTTGCTAAAAGTTGTTATTCTTTTATTATCAACCTCTATGGGGTATTGGTTGGCTAGAATAACAGATGACAAAGGGAAAGTAGACAATGTCTTTTGAATCAAATCTTTATCTGTGAGTTTTATCCCACAGAAATTGAGGTGTGCTTGTAGCTTAAGCGTATCTCTTTGGAAATCACCTAccttcacataatcaagaaaTCAGATGTCATTCCACTGTTCATTCAAATGTGGGAGAAGGCAATCCTCAATGCTCCCAAAGCGGCTTGCTAGTGCATCCCACAGTTCTTTAGGACACATCATGTGTTGGTATCCCCAAAGGAGATTAGGGTCAATGTGTTCCTTCAAATATCGGAGGGCTTCAACCTTTTCTTTTTCAGTTGCTGGGACAACATCTTTGTCAATAGAGGGTTTGATGGTGTGGGTGCATTCTTTTGCCACAAAGCGATCTTCACATCAGCCACCCAACGGTGATACTCAAGTCCATCTATATCCAACCGTCCAAACTCTTGTCGGATATATTTCGTCTTACTCATCTACATAAGACAAGATTAAAGGACATTGTTATGACCCATTCTGATACTATATTCCCAAAATCCAAGTTTCTTTATGGATTGGGAAAAACCAAGTctctttatggtttttattggtgACCCATTGAATACTAAATACTAATAACAGAGAGGAGTTCATAGCAATttttagaagagaaaagaaaacaaaatgtaGAAAATATAGTACACTGATAATAGTACAATTTAACCAGAGAGAAGGAAATTTTAATAACAGAGAGGAGTTCATAGCAATTCGTGTTGATAACATATTTGAGTAAGAAAGAGACAAAACAGAGAAGGACATTTTATTAACCAGAGAGAGGAACCCCATTACATAGGTTTAgtgttctatttatacaagtagaaGGGAAAACCCTAATagtctaatggaccgcacatccatgggccataggccctataACAACAACATGAATTTTGGTAATTCCACATAATAAGTCAACACATGATGTCTTTACCAGCTTGAGAGCTCCCAAATTTAAATATAACAAGCCGAAATTATTATCAACACTCATCCATGGTTTATTACCTTTGGTGACTCGCTGTGTATTTTTATTCGTACACATTCAAGTTGGATTTGAAACATATCGAAAGTATTATTCATTCTCTATGTGTTAGTTCGCTCCAATATCTTAAATAAATCGTACTACCACCCCATGcaaatacaattgaactttggctaAACTTTTTGTATAACCCCATTTAAAGTTGTCTTGCGTTTTATTGAAATATTTGAGTAACGTAACATCAGTAGACACTAGCTTTTATACCCTCAACTTGCAACAGATACTCTTGATACTTTTGCTATCTTGTTTATAACTACTTGAACAGTCTTTCACCTTTGTTATTGTATGAGACAGATAAAAAGCATGAATACCCGTCACCCAATAACCTATGAAGAAATGACTTTTTACTTTCACCCAGTAACAAAGGTGAAAGAATGTTCGCGTACGGAAGGCTAAACATCTAACGACTTTATAGAAGACGATCTCTTCTCATCTGGGTTGCACGGACGCATACATAACGATGCGGATACGACTCGACACGGAAGCggacaagaataaattctcaaaaaactAGGACGCGGACATGTTATGAAATTAGTGATATGTCTcaccaaaatatatatattatgaaTGTAAGTTTTTTCAACAAAGTTAATGAATCATTAATAAATAACAAATTTGTGCAACAATAAACTTATATACTAATAAAGGATACATATACAAAATTCAGGCATTTTTAGTAGACATTTATGTTAAGATGGTGTGTGACATATcacatatgcatgtgatgtcacTGGTATGTCAGTCCCAGCCCAGAGACGCGTGTGTCCAAGTATTCGAACACGAGTCTAACAGGGACGCATGGCATTTTTAGGCGCGTCCGTGCCACTCGCATTCTCATGTGTTTTTGTATCATTTAAAAATGAATCTTTAATGTTTAGTGCGCTTGCCTCTCGGATAAAATAGTAAATTCATTGGACAACAATTAACCAGCATATCTGAAACTCGTCAACATCACCGACTAAGAAAACATTCCCTACATCCCTCGAAGTGAGTTTTTCCCTTTTATTGTTTGTCCCAAGATAAATGATCTTTTCCCTTTGTATAATTTTTTCCAACTAAATCGTAACTAGTAGTTGGTGTTGTTAAAGTTTCTTTCATAAATATGTagaatttgatagtcatgttgaTATTGGTTGTGTAGgtcttttcaaaaaatttctaatGATAAATCATTTAATTATCTGCATTATAGTTTACGGGACATGTTATTTCGAAGTTTTAACACAAAATAGGGGACGAGCAGAAAAATACTAAAAACTAATTCTCTTTACTATTTTCCTTAAAATTGTGCAAGTATATAAAAAAAGGCTCACCTTTTATGGGACCAAATGACTATCGGATTGTAGAACATTTCTTCTGGTTTTCAACCATTTCCATGAGAAATGCTCATTGCTCGTTAGTAAAAGATTCGAACCAGAACCAATAACTCAAGTTAAGTGCAAAAAAAGGGAATCCGACCTACCGGATTCGAACCAGTGACCTAAGGATTAATCTGCAAACTACTACAGTCCtccgctctaccaactgagctaagGTCGGATGCTTG
Above is a genomic segment from Papaver somniferum cultivar HN1 chromosome 10, ASM357369v1, whole genome shotgun sequence containing:
- the LOC113316370 gene encoding uncharacterized protein LOC113316370, which codes for MGFLSLVNKMSFSVLSLSYSNMLSTRIAMNSSLLLKFPSLWLNCTIISVGDFQRDTLKLQAHLNFCGIKLTDKDLIQKTLSTFPLSSVILANQYPIEVDNKRITTFSKLINLLRVAERHNVVLANNNARAPGKNKIPEDNYDKDNKGKHPKEKRVKNVDSYSHAPYSRGDNNPRGRGQKGHRGRVHWRGGNSNTWYRYVTSVPSGRGNTVEKAHKNPTPKKVENDNAPCYRCGISAHKNPTSNARLVPR